From Candoia aspera isolate rCanAsp1 chromosome 8, rCanAsp1.hap2, whole genome shotgun sequence, a single genomic window includes:
- the TSPAN5 gene encoding tetraspanin-5 isoform X1, whose protein sequence is MSGKHYKGPEVSCCIKYFIFGFNVIFWLLGIAFLGIGLWAWNEKGVLSNISSITDLGGFDPVWLFLVVGGVMFILGFAGCIGALRENTFLLKFFSVFLGIIFFLELTAGVLAFVFKDWIKDQLYFFINNNIRAYRDDIDLQNLIDFTQEYWQCCGAFGADDWNLNIYFNCTDSNASRERCGVPFSCCTKDPAEDVINTQCGYDARQKPEVDQQIVIYTKGCVPQFEKWLQDNLTIVAGIFIGIALLQVTCSFEKLQRTSYTQEGPHRVK, encoded by the exons CTCCTGGGCATAGCATTTCTTGGAATAGGACTTTGGGCATGGAATGAAAAA GGAGTGCTGTCCAACATCTCTTCCATTACTGACCTGGGTGGCTTTGATCCAGTTTGGCTCTTCCTTGTGGTTGGAGGAGTGATGTTCATATTGGGCTTTGCAGGATGCATCGGAGCTCTGCGGGAGAATACCTTTCTTCTCAAGTTT TTCTCTGTCTTCCTTGGAATAATCTTCTTCCTGGAACTTACAGCTGGTGTTCTGGCATTTGTTTTCAAAGACTGGATCAAAGACCAGCTGTATTTCTTTATCAACAACAATATCCGAGCCTACAGAGATGACATTGATTTGCAAAATCTCATAGACTTTACCCAAGAATAT TGGCAGTGCTGTGGGGCCTTTGGAGCCGATGACTGGAACCTCAACATTTACTTCAACTGCACAGACTCCAACGCTAGTCGAGAACGGTGTGGAGTACCTTTCTCTTGCTGCACTAAAGATCCTGCT GAGGATGTCATTAATACTCAGTGTGGTTATGATGCCCGACAAAAACCA GAAGTTGATCAACAGATAGTTATTTACACAAAGGGTTGCGTCCCACAGTTTGAGAAATGGCTGCAGGACAATTTGACCATAGTGGCTGGCATATTCATTGGAATCGCATTACTGCAGGTGACCTGTTCTTTTGAGAAACTGCAGAGAACAAGCTATACTCAGGAAGGACCTCACAGAGTAAAATGA
- the TSPAN5 gene encoding tetraspanin-5 isoform X2, which produces MSGKHYKGPEVSCCIKYFIFGFNVIFWLLGIAFLGIGLWAWNEKGVLSNISSITDLGGFDPVWLFLVVGGVMFILGFAGCIGALRENTFLLKFFSVFLGIIFFLELTAGVLAFVFKDWIKDQLYFFINNNIRAYRDDIDLQNLIDFTQEYWQCCGAFGADDWNLNIYFNCTDSNASRERCGVPFSCCTKDPAEDVINTQCGYDARQKPEVDQQIVIYTKGCVPQFEKWLQDNLTIVAGIFIGIALLQIFGICLAQNLVSDIEAVRASW; this is translated from the exons CTCCTGGGCATAGCATTTCTTGGAATAGGACTTTGGGCATGGAATGAAAAA GGAGTGCTGTCCAACATCTCTTCCATTACTGACCTGGGTGGCTTTGATCCAGTTTGGCTCTTCCTTGTGGTTGGAGGAGTGATGTTCATATTGGGCTTTGCAGGATGCATCGGAGCTCTGCGGGAGAATACCTTTCTTCTCAAGTTT TTCTCTGTCTTCCTTGGAATAATCTTCTTCCTGGAACTTACAGCTGGTGTTCTGGCATTTGTTTTCAAAGACTGGATCAAAGACCAGCTGTATTTCTTTATCAACAACAATATCCGAGCCTACAGAGATGACATTGATTTGCAAAATCTCATAGACTTTACCCAAGAATAT TGGCAGTGCTGTGGGGCCTTTGGAGCCGATGACTGGAACCTCAACATTTACTTCAACTGCACAGACTCCAACGCTAGTCGAGAACGGTGTGGAGTACCTTTCTCTTGCTGCACTAAAGATCCTGCT GAGGATGTCATTAATACTCAGTGTGGTTATGATGCCCGACAAAAACCA GAAGTTGATCAACAGATAGTTATTTACACAAAGGGTTGCGTCCCACAGTTTGAGAAATGGCTGCAGGACAATTTGACCATAGTGGCTGGCATATTCATTGGAATCGCATTACTGCAG atatttGGAATATGCTTGGCTCAAAACTTGGTTAGTGATATTGAAGCTGTCCGAGCCAGCTGGTAA